The segment TCCAGACCCACTGGTCAATGGTGGCATCAACTGCCAGCCCTCCAAACAGGCCGATGGTAAGGATCAAATCGCTGTTGCGGTAACGTATAAAATCGCGCTTGAAATCGGAAGCCTCGGCGACAATGTGGCTTTTTTACGGCAGCAAATTGCCAATGATGCCGTATTTCAGATTTTGGCGACGATTCCTGCTGCTTGGGATACGGTTTCAGCTCACACCCGGTGGGCTTCAGTGGGCGCCATCACTGAAGCAAACTGCCACCCTGTCGACAATCACACGAGCGGCGCATCCGTCGCAAAATGCGGTATCATTCAAACCTGTCTGAATGGCGATATCGATAATTTTCAGCAGTTAAAAGCCGAATTGGAAGGTGCCGATACCCCAATCCACAGCGACATCACCACCGACACCAAGATTATTCCGCTTAAAATTCAGCGGTACTTTCAGCAGGGTCATGCGATCGAGGAAGCTTTTCGTTTAGCCGTCAACGATTTCGAAGGATCGCATGCCATCTCCATGCATACAGATCTGGCGCCCGGAAAATTGTTCCTGGCGCAGCGCGGCAGCGGACAAGCCATTTTTATCGGAATTGCCGAGGAACATTATATGGCCAGCTCCGAGGTTTACGGCTTTGTGGAAGAAACGCCTCAATACCTTAAACTGGATGGTGAGAAAACGATCACCGGCAAGCAGGGCCGCACCCGGGGACAAATCTTTATTTTAGACCAGATAAGCAGCGGGGGATTGGATGGCATTCAGGCCCAGTTTTATGATGGCACACCGCTGGCGCTCGATGAGAAAGACATAAAATATACCGAGATAACCACCCGGGATATCGATCGCCAGCAGTATCCGCATTATTTTCTAAAAGAAATTGCAGAATCGCCGGTATCGGTTGATAAAACACTACAGAACCGATGGAAATTCAAAGAAGACGATAAAACGCAATATACGATTGAATTGGATGAGAGCATTATCCCGCAATCCCTGCAGGAAGCGCTGGCAACAGACCAGATAAAGCGGATCTTTTTTATCGGGCAGGGCACCGCCGGGGTAGCGGCCTTGGTCTGTGCCAACATCCTGAATCATTATCTGGATAACCCCGCCATACAAATCGGTGCCCTCAAAGCATCAGAATTCAGCGGTTTCCAATTAAATGAGACTGACAGCAAAGATGCCATGAGGGATGCGCTGGTGGTGGCCATCAGCCAATCCGGCACCACCACTGACACCAATCGTACCGTGGACATGGTCAAAGAGCGGGGCGCTTACACCCTGGCGATTGTCAATCGTCGGGATTCAGATATCACATTTAAAGTCAATGGGGTCATGTACACCAGCAGTGGCCGCGATATTGAAATGTCGGTGGCTTCCACCAAAGCCTTTTATTCTCAGATTGTCGCCGGTGCTGTTTTGGGTCTGTTTATCGCACGTCTAAAAAAGTGCCGCGATGATGCATTCGTAGACGCAGAAACCCGGCGGCTGCTGGACTTGCCGCAGCACATGCGCAAAGTACTCGCCATGCGAGAGACCATCCGGCAATCCGCCGAGAAGCTGGCCGTGACCAAAACTTACTGGGCGGCAGTCGGCAGCGGACCCAACAAAGCCGCTGCCGATGAAATTCGGATTAAACTCAGTGAGCTTTGTTATAAGACAATATCTTCAGATTATGTTGAAGACAAAAAACACATCGATCTGTCTTCAGAGCCGTTGATCATCGTGTGTGCTGCCGGTTCAAGAAGCACTGTAATCGGTGACATCATCAAAGATACGGCCATATTCAAAGCCCATAAAGCAACGCCGGTTGTCATTGCCAATCAAGGTGAGGATCGCTTTAATCCTTATGCTGCCGATGTGTTTCAGGTGCCGGCTGTCGAAGAGCATCTGGCGCCGATCTTAAACACCCTGGTGGGCCATATCTGGGGCTATTATGCTGCGCTATCCATCAATGAAGGCTCGCGGTTTTTATATCGATTCCAAAAAGACCTGCAAGACAGCATCCAGACGCATACGGCAGCGGGCTTAGATATCTATGAAATCATTCTCGAAAAATCATTTCAGGAAAAAGTAGCCCATTTTGATAAAGCTTTCAGGGCCCAAAAGGCCGAACATCAGTTTCCGACGGCCGTAGGCTCCGATGTGACCTCGGATCTAACCCTGCTGCTCAAATATTTATCCGGCCGTTTACCGGTGTCGGATTTTGAACTAGATTTCAGCCAAAAGGGCACTGCCGCCAATATGCTCAATTCCATATTCAACTGCCTGGGGCACGCCATCAATTATCTGGCGCGTCCGGTGGATGCCATCAAACACCAGGCCAAAACAGTCACCGTTGGAACCAGCCGGATCAGCGAGCGCCTGGAAGGTATTTTATTCGATGCTCTTGAAGCGGAAAAACTCGGCGTCGCTCAACTCACGGCCAGCAATATTATTGTCCTGAAAAATCTGCAGGAAATTATCCACGATATCAGCGGATCGATTCTCTATCGAATTAACGGCTTAAACCTATTGGGACAGCCAGTCAAAGAAACCACTATTCGCGTGGTCGCCAAACGCGGCGCTGCCGAACAGATTTCCTCACGGGTTGAATCCGACGCC is part of the Desulfobacterales bacterium genome and harbors:
- a CDS encoding SIS domain-containing protein, whose translation is MKPLPLILFVRRLRFILNFLHRSIEWLRLLLAADVYVGKYVERVPDGAIVFFPCRQTLLCCGIAGIVAFKNKKPTSGKLDLQALEDVIAQIEAKGFESCSQANHWLDAYLGGSGRIAALGQGVQGLKTAAQFFLIFSDEKAQHQLQQMAARLADLAASESELLAAQMGHLSAEQVNHMTRAIEEVKDIHWRLENDILANTEKIRRLLIHSPQKPSRESVVLLKKINAVLNSIDRLEVRGRDSAGISIMFMFEAADFQKGQAALEKAGQLAQFKERCDPDPLVNGGINCQPSKQADGKDQIAVAVTYKIALEIGSLGDNVAFLRQQIANDAVFQILATIPAAWDTVSAHTRWASVGAITEANCHPVDNHTSGASVAKCGIIQTCLNGDIDNFQQLKAELEGADTPIHSDITTDTKIIPLKIQRYFQQGHAIEEAFRLAVNDFEGSHAISMHTDLAPGKLFLAQRGSGQAIFIGIAEEHYMASSEVYGFVEETPQYLKLDGEKTITGKQGRTRGQIFILDQISSGGLDGIQAQFYDGTPLALDEKDIKYTEITTRDIDRQQYPHYFLKEIAESPVSVDKTLQNRWKFKEDDKTQYTIELDESIIPQSLQEALATDQIKRIFFIGQGTAGVAALVCANILNHYLDNPAIQIGALKASEFSGFQLNETDSKDAMRDALVVAISQSGTTTDTNRTVDMVKERGAYTLAIVNRRDSDITFKVNGVMYTSSGRDIEMSVASTKAFYSQIVAGAVLGLFIARLKKCRDDAFVDAETRRLLDLPQHMRKVLAMRETIRQSAEKLAVTKTYWAAVGSGPNKAAADEIRIKLSELCYKTISSDYVEDKKHIDLSSEPLIIVCAAGSRSTVIGDIIKDTAIFKAHKATPVVIANQGEDRFNPYAADVFQVPAVEEHLAPILNTLVGHIWGYYAALSINEGSRFLYRFQKDLQDSIQTHTAAGLDIYEIILEKSFQEKVAHFDKAFRAQKAEHQFPTAVGSDVTSDLTLLLKYLSGRLPVSDFELDFSQKGTAANMLNSIFNCLGHAINYLARPVDAIKHQAKTVTVGTSRISERLEGILFDALEAEKLGVAQLTASNIIVLKNLQEIIHDISGSILYRINGLNLLGQPVKETTIRVVAKRGAAEQISSRVESDAQLKGTKRIIVRQGNVYIGKGLKDERSIAVIPVLSNSASAPNIIENLLLLHIVFKENIPLSSKIKALGGKYEHIQNIVQENSVVWDDRLLDGIAVEELFGRSAEKVGEFIISLAST